A genomic stretch from Photobacterium atrarenae includes:
- the hisG gene encoding ATP phosphoribosyltransferase, whose translation MQTQRLRIAIQKKGRLSKECQDLLRRCGVKFNLVGERLVVHSENMPIDLLLVRDDDIPGLIMDGVVDLGVIGENELEEVGLERAALNEPCNYELLRRLDFGGCRLSIAIDKDAKYNGPQDLQGKRIATTYPQLVKRYMDEQGVKFSHCLLNGSVEVAPRAGLADAICDLVSTGATLEANGLKEVEVILRSKAVLIQRTGEFSIDKQALIERLLTRMQGVLQAKESKYIMLHAPTDCLEQVIALLPGAEDPTVLPLAADKQRVAVHLVSAENLFWETMEQLKELGASSILVLPIEKMME comes from the coding sequence ATGCAGACACAACGACTACGAATTGCAATTCAAAAGAAAGGACGCTTGAGCAAAGAATGCCAGGACCTACTGCGCCGCTGTGGTGTGAAGTTTAATCTGGTTGGTGAACGCCTGGTGGTCCACTCTGAAAACATGCCGATTGACCTGCTGCTGGTTCGCGATGATGACATTCCAGGCCTGATCATGGATGGCGTGGTCGATTTAGGCGTCATCGGCGAAAACGAACTTGAAGAAGTCGGCCTGGAGCGTGCCGCCTTAAATGAGCCATGCAACTATGAACTCCTGCGCCGCCTGGATTTCGGTGGCTGCCGGCTATCGATCGCGATCGACAAGGATGCCAAGTACAACGGGCCACAGGATCTGCAAGGCAAACGCATTGCCACCACCTACCCGCAGCTGGTCAAGCGATACATGGATGAGCAAGGCGTGAAATTCAGCCACTGTCTGCTCAACGGCTCCGTCGAAGTTGCCCCGCGTGCCGGCCTTGCCGACGCCATCTGTGATCTGGTCTCCACCGGCGCCACGTTAGAAGCCAACGGCCTGAAGGAAGTAGAAGTGATCCTGCGCTCCAAAGCAGTGCTGATCCAGCGCACCGGCGAATTCAGTATCGATAAGCAAGCCCTGATTGAACGCCTGCTGACCCGGATGCAGGGTGTTCTGCAAGCCAAAGAGTCGAAATACATCATGCTGCACGCGCCGACCGATTGCCTCGAGCAAGTGATCGCCCTGCTGCCGGGCGCAGAAGATCCAACAGTGCTGCCGCTGGCTGCCGACAAGCAACGGGTTGCTGTCCATCTGGTCAGTGCCGAAAACCTGTTCTGGGAAACTATGGAGCAGCTCAAAGAACTCGGGGCCAGCTCAATCCTGGTGTTGCCAATTGAAAAGATGATGGAGTGA